In Legionella spiritensis, the following proteins share a genomic window:
- a CDS encoding nitroreductase family protein has product MKTPNPDYYQERLLSDVLTERRATPDFDGSSIPDHSLSAIINAGIESPSGYNLQPWRFIVVRDARQKKRLREAAMDQPKVEEAGAVIVCCGDLNAPRGNSLDDVLDEAARHGFSDDQNQEVRKIINKTFDRRAGNAMGLSPDYAVWVNRHVMIAFTTMMWTAETLGFDTAPMEGFFEDKVKSLLEIPDHVRVVALLAIGRRKGKDKPYAGRRKLQDICFKETWGESLKL; this is encoded by the coding sequence ATGAAAACACCAAACCCGGATTATTATCAGGAGCGCCTTCTCAGTGATGTTCTGACCGAGCGACGCGCAACACCGGACTTCGATGGTTCATCCATACCGGATCATAGCCTCTCTGCGATTATAAACGCGGGTATCGAATCACCCAGCGGATACAATCTGCAGCCATGGCGATTCATTGTGGTTCGTGACGCCCGGCAGAAAAAACGCCTGCGCGAGGCGGCAATGGATCAGCCTAAAGTGGAAGAAGCAGGGGCGGTTATTGTTTGTTGCGGTGATTTGAATGCGCCACGAGGCAACAGTCTGGATGATGTGCTTGACGAGGCGGCACGGCATGGTTTCAGTGACGACCAAAACCAGGAGGTAAGGAAAATAATAAACAAAACCTTTGATCGTCGTGCAGGCAATGCTATGGGTCTTTCGCCGGATTATGCCGTATGGGTCAACCGTCATGTCATGATTGCTTTTACGACCATGATGTGGACAGCGGAAACGCTTGGCTTTGATACCGCGCCAATGGAAGGTTTCTTCGAGGATAAAGTCAAGTCGTTGCTCGAGATCCCTGATCATGTGCGTGTTGTCGCGTTGCTGGCCATAGGGCGGAGAAAAGGCAAGGATAAACCCTATGCCGGACGCCGCAAATTACAGGATATTTGCTTCAAGGAAACATGGGGCGAGTCTTTAAAATTATAG
- a CDS encoding protein kinase family protein has protein sequence MRGKDREIDPVIRKKTMDILRKKFEFADVDIDSFVYLSEPERRNVLLRITLTSTSESVPKSIILKQSLPQQEDINDTNADARFFRDWAGIKFASNIQQNEHVHNTPLFYGSDNELRFILIEDLGDPHISLVDSLAPAVPNRSKAVSALERYMKALGCFHAASFGHTDSYETILKEINENATVPEEDLKSISENLQPKLQSAVETLGLPVTTGFTDEVQQVLESIFKPGPFTVLTHGDIAPDNVFDHEEPEDLQLIDFEWSSPRNALLDGTYLRMSMPTAWFAKTIPDDVLKPLELIYREELKKVIPEASDDLAYSTNYTQACAYHVLHEMSNLTHILEKDAVWGSGPVPKDSLWNPDTNSARSRFLTRLQTFVDVVTNHDKLHPDQPPILPHLRKMAEDMLGKVKELWPEAKSLESYPAFKPVSLNSKQVLHPTISSSEKPESIHNREVVTPTTVGYKKENADVPIGTSQEYKEVLSLMRQDDESVPTADKENEAYNNYSINLPQITPKLPWEI, from the coding sequence ATGCGAGGAAAAGATAGAGAAATAGACCCTGTTATTCGAAAGAAAACCATGGATATTCTTCGAAAAAAATTTGAATTTGCAGATGTCGACATTGATTCTTTTGTTTACTTAAGTGAACCAGAGCGTAGAAATGTTTTGTTAAGAATTACACTTACCAGCACATCTGAATCAGTCCCAAAAAGTATTATTTTAAAACAGTCTTTACCTCAACAAGAAGACATTAATGATACAAATGCTGATGCAAGATTTTTTCGTGATTGGGCGGGTATTAAATTTGCAAGTAATATCCAGCAAAACGAACATGTACATAATACTCCATTATTTTATGGCAGCGATAATGAACTTCGATTTATTCTCATTGAAGATCTGGGTGATCCACATATCAGTTTGGTTGATTCATTAGCACCCGCAGTTCCAAACCGCTCTAAAGCTGTTTCAGCTTTAGAGCGGTATATGAAAGCATTAGGGTGCTTTCATGCTGCGAGCTTTGGACATACGGACAGCTATGAAACAATATTGAAAGAAATTAATGAAAACGCCACTGTCCCGGAAGAGGACTTGAAATCTATTTCTGAAAATTTACAGCCAAAACTTCAATCAGCTGTCGAAACACTCGGTTTACCTGTGACAACAGGCTTCACTGATGAGGTACAACAGGTTCTGGAATCCATTTTTAAACCTGGCCCATTCACCGTTCTGACTCATGGGGATATTGCTCCAGACAACGTTTTTGATCATGAGGAACCTGAAGATTTACAGTTGATTGATTTTGAATGGTCCTCTCCGCGCAATGCCTTGCTGGATGGAACCTATCTACGCATGAGCATGCCCACCGCCTGGTTTGCTAAAACCATCCCGGATGACGTACTAAAACCTCTTGAGCTAATTTACCGGGAAGAACTAAAGAAAGTAATTCCCGAAGCCTCAGATGATTTGGCTTATAGCACCAACTACACACAGGCTTGCGCCTATCATGTTTTACACGAAATGTCGAATCTCACTCATATCCTGGAAAAAGATGCGGTATGGGGTTCAGGCCCTGTGCCCAAAGATTCATTATGGAATCCAGACACTAATTCGGCCAGGTCGCGATTTTTAACCCGATTACAAACTTTTGTTGATGTAGTAACCAATCATGATAAATTGCATCCCGATCAACCCCCTATATTACCGCACCTGAGAAAGATGGCTGAAGACATGCTTGGTAAAGTCAAGGAGCTCTGGCCCGAAGCAAAATCACTTGAGTCATACCCTGCGTTTAAACCGGTCTCTCTTAACTCAAAGCAAGTGCTTCATCCCACTATATCAAGTAGTGAAAAACCTGAGTCCATCCATAACAGGGAGGTTGTTACTCCAACCACTGTTGGTTATAAGAAAGAAAATGCAGATGTTCCAATAGGAACCAGCCAGGAATACAAAGAAGTTTTATCCCTTATGAGGCAGGATGATGAATCGGTTCCGACTGCTGATAAAGAAAATGAAGCATATAATAACTATTCGATTAACCTGCCGCAAATTACACCTAAACTGCCATGGGAAATATAA
- a CDS encoding polyprenyl synthetase family protein: MINNRFTAFVNRHEDVLHQLLASSEIAAPRLKEAISYALFPGGKRLRPLLIYLFGELLSVELACLDIIAAAMEFTHCYSLVHDDLPAMDDDDLRRGKPSCHRAFDEATAILVGDGLQMLAIDILLDKLAGDLPASKIVAITKTLSRASGVAGMVSGQSLDLTDLAQPSVHESQLRRIHTLKTGRLILACADMTIAAADQPDPEAMTALRDYAAHLGLVFQMQDDYLDQYAGGTHGKGRLSDEMNDKVTYATLYSRNDLQNLVHDHYRKARQALACFEDRAADLLTLTDTLQYR, from the coding sequence ATGATCAATAACAGGTTTACGGCGTTTGTAAACCGCCACGAGGATGTGTTACATCAGCTTCTTGCCAGTAGCGAGATAGCAGCGCCCCGTCTTAAAGAAGCCATCTCCTACGCTCTTTTCCCCGGAGGAAAACGGCTCAGACCTTTACTGATTTATCTGTTTGGTGAATTACTATCCGTGGAACTCGCCTGTCTGGACATCATCGCCGCCGCCATGGAATTCACTCATTGTTACTCACTCGTCCATGACGATTTACCGGCTATGGACGACGACGACCTGCGCCGCGGCAAACCCAGTTGCCACCGGGCCTTTGACGAAGCCACCGCGATTCTGGTGGGCGACGGCCTGCAAATGCTGGCGATTGATATTTTGTTAGACAAACTCGCCGGTGATCTTCCTGCCTCAAAGATAGTGGCGATCACGAAAACACTGAGCCGCGCTTCCGGAGTGGCCGGTATGGTAAGCGGCCAAAGCCTTGATCTGACCGATTTGGCACAACCGTCTGTGCATGAATCGCAATTGCGACGGATTCATACGCTCAAAACAGGACGATTGATTCTTGCCTGTGCCGACATGACCATAGCCGCCGCCGATCAACCCGATCCCGAAGCCATGACGGCCTTACGCGACTATGCCGCCCATTTGGGACTGGTTTTCCAGATGCAGGACGACTATCTCGATCAATACGCCGGGGGCACCCACGGCAAAGGCCGCCTGTCCGACGAGATGAATGATAAAGTAACCTACGCGACGCTTTATTCCAGAAATGATTTGCAAAACCTTGTTCATGACCATTACCGGAAAGCACGACAGGCACTGGCCTGTTTCGAAGACAGGGCAGCCGATTTGCTCACTCTGACGGACACGTTGCAATATCGTTAA
- a CDS encoding exodeoxyribonuclease VII small subunit, whose amino-acid sequence MTKTIHFEKSMSELEGIVLQLEKGELSLEESLKQFEKGITLARKCQEVLTQAEQKIEKLTASQTHSADDNSDDQ is encoded by the coding sequence GTGACGAAAACGATCCATTTTGAAAAATCCATGAGTGAACTGGAGGGGATTGTTTTACAGCTTGAAAAAGGTGAGTTATCCCTTGAAGAATCTCTCAAACAATTCGAGAAAGGCATTACGCTTGCCCGTAAATGCCAGGAAGTCTTGACTCAGGCCGAACAAAAAATTGAAAAGCTGACTGCCAGCCAGACTCACTCCGCAGACGATAACTCTGATGATCAATAA
- a CDS encoding FAD-dependent oxidoreductase, which translates to MNKTSFQWAVIGAGPAGIASVGKLLDHGIPPDEILWLDPCFKVGDLGQLWSNVSSNTTVWRFTDFLHDAASFRYGKSSPDFALNHLPPENTCLLSRVVEPLQWVSDHLSQQVTSVKTLVHSMTLSERTWSLTGDKDVFKTQNVILATGAVAASLNYPGVDVIPFETAIDKQRLARSIDKQQTYGVFGSSHSAIIILRYLVELGVKKIINFYRSPCRYAIEMGDWILFDNTGLKGDTAAWAHDNIDGVLPDNLVRYNTSEQNMTRYLPECHQVIYAVGFTRRNNLVVNDYEHLTCNPHVGIIGPGLFGVGIGFPEQKTDPFGSVEDQVGLWKFMTYLNKVMPVWFKYST; encoded by the coding sequence ATGAATAAAACATCATTCCAGTGGGCCGTTATCGGTGCCGGGCCTGCCGGTATTGCTTCCGTTGGGAAACTGCTCGATCATGGCATTCCTCCTGACGAGATATTGTGGCTTGATCCCTGCTTCAAAGTCGGCGATCTCGGGCAATTATGGTCTAACGTGTCCAGTAACACGACTGTATGGCGATTCACCGATTTTCTGCACGACGCCGCGTCTTTTCGCTATGGCAAATCATCGCCGGATTTTGCGCTTAATCACCTGCCGCCTGAGAACACCTGTCTCTTGAGTCGTGTTGTAGAACCCTTGCAATGGGTATCCGATCACCTCAGCCAACAGGTAACAAGCGTAAAAACCCTGGTACATAGCATGACTCTTTCAGAGCGCACATGGTCATTAACAGGGGATAAGGACGTATTCAAAACCCAAAACGTAATACTGGCAACAGGCGCCGTTGCCGCCAGCCTGAATTACCCCGGGGTTGACGTTATCCCGTTTGAGACGGCGATAGACAAGCAGCGGTTGGCCCGGAGCATTGACAAGCAACAAACCTACGGTGTGTTCGGCTCGTCCCACTCGGCCATTATTATCTTGCGTTACCTGGTTGAACTCGGAGTTAAAAAGATCATCAATTTCTATCGCTCACCCTGTCGCTATGCTATCGAAATGGGCGACTGGATTCTCTTTGACAATACCGGCCTGAAGGGTGACACCGCCGCCTGGGCTCATGATAACATCGACGGTGTTCTGCCGGATAATCTGGTGCGTTACAACACCAGCGAACAAAACATGACCCGCTACCTCCCTGAATGCCATCAAGTTATTTACGCCGTGGGCTTCACCAGACGCAACAATCTGGTCGTTAATGATTACGAGCATCTGACCTGCAACCCGCACGTGGGTATCATAGGACCTGGATTATTTGGTGTCGGCATCGGTTTCCCGGAACAAAAAACCGACCCTTTCGGCAGTGTCGAGGATCAGGTCGGATTATGGAAATTCATGACGTATTTAAACAAAGTGATGCCTGTCTGGTTTAAATACTCGACTTGA
- the radA gene encoding DNA repair protein RadA — protein MKTKTRFVCSQCGAVFSQWAGQCAQCGAWNVVTEESAAPASRNGRVAHYANQRSMVTSVDDVVLDTEIRMDCGLSELNRVLGGGLVDGSVVLIGGDPGIGKSTLLLQTLANLSRTQPVLYVTGEESLQQVAMRAKRLQLPLAGLRLLAETQVETIMAHARKEAPRIIVIDSVQTIFTETLSSAPGGVGQVRESAAQLVRFAKMTNTAVFIVGHVTKEGALAGPRVLEHMVDSVLYFEGQSDSRFRVIRAIKNRFGAVNELGVFAMTDRGLKEVANPSAIFLSRQPETTPGSAVMVTWEGSRPMLVEVQALVDEAHGQQPKRVTAGLEHNRLAILLAVLHRHGGVATYDQDVFINVVGGVKVTETGSDLALLAAVVSSLRNRVVDRETIIFGEVGLAGEIRPVQSGQERLREAAKHGFKRAIIPFGNAPKQSLPMEVEAVKHIQEVLQKL, from the coding sequence ATGAAAACAAAAACTCGATTTGTCTGTAGCCAGTGCGGTGCGGTATTTTCCCAATGGGCCGGACAATGCGCACAGTGCGGTGCCTGGAATGTGGTGACGGAAGAAAGTGCCGCACCGGCCAGCCGCAATGGCAGGGTTGCCCATTACGCCAATCAACGCTCGATGGTTACGTCCGTTGACGACGTCGTATTGGATACGGAAATCCGCATGGATTGCGGCTTGTCCGAGTTAAACCGGGTATTGGGCGGCGGGTTGGTAGACGGATCGGTGGTGTTGATAGGAGGCGACCCGGGCATTGGCAAGTCCACGCTGCTTTTGCAAACACTGGCTAATTTATCCCGGACGCAACCGGTGCTTTATGTCACCGGAGAGGAATCATTGCAACAGGTGGCCATGCGTGCCAAACGGCTGCAATTGCCGCTTGCGGGGCTTCGGTTGCTGGCGGAAACCCAGGTGGAAACGATCATGGCCCATGCCCGCAAGGAAGCGCCTCGTATTATCGTGATCGATTCGGTGCAAACCATTTTTACCGAAACGCTCAGTTCCGCTCCGGGAGGGGTCGGTCAGGTACGTGAATCGGCCGCGCAACTGGTTCGTTTTGCCAAAATGACCAATACGGCCGTATTTATCGTGGGTCATGTCACCAAGGAGGGGGCGTTGGCCGGGCCGCGGGTTCTGGAGCATATGGTGGATAGCGTGCTCTATTTTGAGGGACAGAGCGACAGCCGGTTTCGGGTGATTCGCGCCATTAAAAACCGGTTTGGCGCGGTTAACGAGCTGGGTGTCTTCGCCATGACGGATCGCGGTTTGAAAGAAGTTGCCAATCCGTCCGCTATCTTCCTGTCTCGCCAGCCGGAAACGACACCGGGTAGTGCCGTGATGGTGACCTGGGAAGGATCAAGGCCTATGCTTGTTGAAGTGCAGGCTCTGGTGGATGAAGCGCATGGCCAGCAGCCCAAGCGAGTCACCGCCGGGCTTGAGCATAACCGTCTCGCTATTCTGCTCGCGGTATTACATCGTCATGGCGGGGTGGCAACGTATGATCAGGATGTGTTTATCAATGTGGTCGGCGGTGTCAAAGTGACGGAAACGGGGAGTGATCTGGCCTTGTTGGCGGCGGTGGTTTCCAGTCTACGCAACCGTGTGGTAGATCGGGAAACTATCATTTTTGGCGAGGTGGGTCTGGCCGGCGAGATAAGGCCGGTGCAAAGTGGTCAGGAACGTTTACGAGAAGCCGCAAAACATGGTTTTAAACGGGCGATCATCCCTTTTGGCAACGCGCCGAAACAATCCTTGCCCATGGAGGTTGAGGCGGTGAAACATATTCAGGAGGTTTTGCAGAAACTGTAG
- a CDS encoding SDR family oxidoreductase, with amino-acid sequence MKKVILVTGVSSGLGLSLTVKLASCGHIVYATMRNLQKKAALQEALNTQGVHANLLECDVASTQSVENSVKTIIDQEGRIDCLINNAGRGFIKTTEQASEQDIADVLNTNFMGVVRTTKAVLPHMRQKRSGHIINISSVGGLIGQPFNEVYCASKFAVEGYTESLACYVQPFFNIAFSLIEPGGIQSQFVNNILSDYSQQDLDEDYKPVLARYLGSAQDRAGQSDSEPVYQSSDEVANCVIEVLNSKNPPLRVRTSNWARDFCQLKTQVDPDGTLSVERVYKNFLDVQEESTV; translated from the coding sequence ATGAAAAAAGTGATTTTAGTGACTGGTGTATCATCTGGACTGGGATTAAGCCTTACTGTAAAACTGGCGTCTTGTGGACATATCGTTTACGCGACCATGAGAAATCTGCAAAAAAAAGCCGCTTTGCAAGAAGCACTAAACACTCAGGGCGTGCACGCCAATTTGCTGGAATGTGATGTGGCATCAACGCAAAGTGTCGAAAACTCCGTCAAGACCATTATTGATCAAGAAGGCCGAATTGATTGTCTGATCAATAACGCCGGGCGAGGTTTTATCAAAACAACCGAGCAAGCCAGCGAACAGGATATTGCTGACGTGTTGAATACTAATTTTATGGGCGTTGTGCGTACCACAAAAGCGGTATTGCCTCATATGCGTCAAAAACGCAGTGGGCATATCATTAACATTAGTTCTGTTGGTGGTTTAATAGGACAGCCGTTTAATGAAGTCTATTGCGCATCGAAATTTGCCGTCGAAGGGTACACTGAGAGTCTGGCCTGTTATGTCCAGCCGTTTTTTAATATTGCATTCAGCTTGATTGAACCAGGCGGTATTCAATCGCAATTTGTCAATAATATTTTATCGGACTACAGTCAGCAGGATTTGGATGAGGACTACAAACCCGTTCTTGCTCGTTATCTTGGTAGTGCGCAAGACAGAGCGGGACAATCCGACAGTGAACCAGTGTATCAAAGCAGTGATGAGGTCGCGAATTGTGTTATTGAGGTGCTTAACAGTAAAAATCCGCCGCTTCGAGTACGCACCTCAAATTGGGCGCGTGATTTTTGTCAACTAAAAACCCAGGTTGATCCGGATGGAACCTTATCGGTTGAGCGTGTGTATAAAAATTTTCTGGATGTCCAGGAAGAAAGTACTGTTTAA
- a CDS encoding patatin-like phospholipase family protein has product MVASKKNKKLPHKDALGLINKPEKSTGVRQKYDRIACVFQGGGALGAFQVGAFRAIHEQGYRPNFYAGVSIGSINSSIIAGNPPEKQIDKLMEFWDTIVPDLWSDAMATFHNIEFMHHLHNRISSMAVVFQGLEGFFRPRLVPPTPLTRDTPDKLSYYDTSPLKHTLEKLIDFDLINDKHVTLCLGAVNIATGQMEFFNNQKMTITPEHVMASGALPPGFPAIKIDDDYYWDGGIYANTPLVTVLDALPEQDTLCFVIDCFSLEGQLPITMDQLEERQKDIRYASHSRRLTNVYTSRQNLQAAIQFLGTQLPAEVKKDPEIQKILKLGHEKRFSVVHIIYSGTPYSHSYKDYNFAHYVIDLRLREGYENAMKVLKKPEWENTTEKKLACSIYGVSSDYFDQH; this is encoded by the coding sequence ATGGTAGCAAGTAAAAAAAATAAAAAACTACCCCATAAGGACGCGTTAGGTCTTATCAACAAACCTGAAAAATCAACCGGCGTCAGACAAAAATACGATCGTATCGCCTGCGTATTCCAGGGCGGCGGCGCCCTGGGCGCTTTTCAGGTCGGCGCATTTCGGGCCATCCACGAACAAGGCTATCGGCCAAATTTCTATGCCGGGGTGTCCATCGGCTCCATTAATTCCTCGATCATTGCCGGCAATCCTCCGGAAAAGCAGATTGATAAGCTCATGGAATTCTGGGACACCATCGTTCCCGATTTATGGAGCGATGCGATGGCAACCTTTCACAACATTGAATTCATGCATCATTTACATAACCGGATTAGTTCCATGGCGGTTGTTTTTCAGGGGTTGGAGGGGTTTTTCAGACCCAGGCTTGTTCCACCCACCCCCCTGACCCGGGACACACCTGATAAATTAAGTTATTACGATACCTCTCCATTAAAACATACGCTGGAAAAGCTTATTGACTTTGATCTCATCAACGATAAACACGTGACACTTTGCCTTGGAGCCGTGAACATCGCCACCGGCCAGATGGAATTTTTCAACAATCAGAAAATGACCATAACACCCGAGCATGTCATGGCCAGCGGCGCTTTGCCGCCAGGGTTTCCCGCCATAAAAATCGATGATGATTACTACTGGGATGGAGGCATTTATGCCAATACTCCCCTGGTGACGGTTCTGGACGCCTTACCGGAACAGGATACCCTCTGCTTCGTTATCGATTGTTTCAGTCTGGAAGGACAATTACCCATTACCATGGATCAACTGGAGGAAAGGCAGAAAGACATTCGCTATGCCAGCCATTCACGTCGCCTGACCAACGTATATACCAGCCGTCAGAATTTACAGGCCGCGATTCAATTCCTCGGCACCCAGTTACCTGCGGAAGTCAAAAAAGATCCTGAAATTCAGAAAATACTGAAACTGGGGCATGAAAAGCGCTTCAGCGTGGTACACATCATATACAGCGGCACGCCTTACTCGCACTCCTACAAGGACTATAATTTTGCTCATTACGTCATCGACCTTCGCTTAAGGGAAGGCTATGAAAACGCCATGAAAGTTCTGAAGAAACCGGAGTGGGAAAATACAACGGAGAAAAAGCTCGCCTGCTCCATTTATGGCGTATCGAGCGATTATTTTGATCAGCATTAG
- a CDS encoding Maf family protein — protein sequence MSEFITQQPLILASASQSRQRLLQTLGLRFEVVPSFCDEEQIKRRSQHSTHSELAAELAAAKALLISEEYPKHYVIAADQLCVFGDTVFDKPGDHQEAVRHLRTLRGKTHQQISACCIARRSEIIWSVQDVASLTMRHLSDQAIEAYLLADQPYQSCGAYHYEGKAKWLFSEVTGSDSTIQGLPVQLLIQALIEHRIVTL from the coding sequence ATGTCTGAATTTATCACCCAGCAGCCTCTCATACTGGCTTCCGCGTCCCAAAGCCGCCAACGGTTGTTACAAACATTGGGATTACGCTTTGAGGTGGTGCCGTCATTTTGTGATGAAGAACAAATAAAACGCCGGTCACAACACAGCACCCATAGCGAACTGGCTGCCGAACTGGCCGCCGCCAAGGCGCTTTTGATCAGTGAGGAATATCCTAAACATTATGTTATCGCAGCCGACCAGCTATGCGTTTTTGGGGATACTGTTTTTGACAAACCCGGAGATCATCAGGAAGCCGTCCGCCATTTACGAACGTTACGCGGCAAAACCCATCAGCAAATTTCAGCCTGTTGCATTGCCAGGAGATCGGAAATTATCTGGTCTGTGCAAGACGTGGCGTCGCTCACCATGCGGCATTTAAGCGACCAGGCAATAGAAGCGTATCTCCTTGCCGATCAACCTTATCAAAGTTGTGGCGCCTATCATTACGAAGGCAAAGCCAAATGGCTGTTCAGTGAAGTCACCGGCAGCGACAGTACCATTCAGGGATTACCGGTACAACTGTTGATTCAAGCCTTAATCGAACACCGCATCGTTACGTTATAG
- a CDS encoding ZIP family metal transporter — protein sequence MDIVVALKLIFALIIFAVILLAGWYPFKKRIRKDEHIDFPIGETLATGVFLGAGLMHMLPESNTLFAAMGYHYPFAYIITGVVFLFFLWFEHLGTELYHHQHSNHPAFAILAWGMLSIHSLMLGAALGLTHHNSLVIMLFLAIITHKWAESFAIAVQLNKSSLRLRSSLLFFLSFALMTPLGIFIGWYFGHGVETDSLIDPILIAASAGTFLYLGTLHGLERCVMVERCCNLRDFSFVIIGFLLMASVAAYV from the coding sequence GTGGACATCGTTGTCGCGCTGAAATTGATTTTTGCCTTAATTATCTTTGCCGTCATTTTACTGGCCGGTTGGTATCCATTTAAAAAACGGATCCGGAAAGACGAGCATATTGATTTTCCAATCGGTGAGACTCTGGCCACCGGTGTTTTTCTTGGTGCCGGCCTGATGCACATGCTGCCTGAATCCAACACGCTGTTTGCCGCCATGGGTTACCATTATCCTTTTGCCTATATCATTACCGGCGTCGTATTTCTGTTTTTCCTGTGGTTTGAGCATCTGGGCACGGAACTGTATCATCACCAGCATAGCAATCACCCGGCTTTCGCCATTCTCGCCTGGGGCATGTTATCCATCCATTCCCTGATGCTGGGAGCGGCGTTGGGATTAACCCACCATAATTCCCTGGTCATTATGCTGTTTCTTGCTATCATTACCCACAAATGGGCGGAGAGCTTTGCCATCGCCGTGCAACTTAACAAGAGTTCGCTGCGCTTGCGTTCGAGCCTGCTCTTCTTTCTCAGTTTCGCCCTCATGACACCTCTCGGAATATTTATCGGCTGGTATTTTGGTCATGGTGTGGAAACGGATTCGCTGATTGATCCCATATTGATTGCCGCATCCGCCGGTACATTCCTTTACCTGGGAACCTTGCACGGACTGGAGCGCTGTGTGATGGTGGAGCGCTGTTGTAACCTCCGTGATTTCAGCTTCGTAATCATCGGATTTTTATTAATGGCTTCCGTGGCGGCCTATGTCTGA
- a CDS encoding cation diffusion facilitator family transporter: MVVADRYWQAKKVTLIGALVNTLLGITKLVGGLLLHSHALVADGVHSFSDLVTDVMVLFASKFGSQDADVSHPYGHKRIETAATLLLALLLILAGIGIAWDAFRELLQGSSEKPGWLAFPIALLSLVANEILFYYTRHVGQTIQSALILANAWHHRSDAASSAVVAIGLLGSLFGYVYLDAVAAVIVGILIVKMGVDYGWNSVKELVDTAVEPAMLEKIESIIRDIDGVKKIHQLRSRLMGGDILIDVHVLVDPFISVSEGHYIAQHVHHSLVKKLDRVKDVTVHIDPEDDEITCPSMHLPNRNQLNSQFVQAWKHAFPGIMSWTVHYLDGRMIIDIVYEGEPNDKKQWREMIEKTLVLHPYIQEVRILSHYGQITTEQGS; the protein is encoded by the coding sequence ATGGTTGTCGCGGATCGATATTGGCAGGCCAAAAAAGTCACGTTGATTGGGGCGCTGGTTAACACCTTGCTCGGCATCACAAAACTGGTTGGCGGTCTGTTACTCCATTCGCACGCGCTTGTCGCCGATGGCGTTCATTCCTTTTCTGATCTGGTCACCGACGTTATGGTTCTGTTTGCCTCGAAATTCGGCAGCCAGGATGCCGATGTAAGCCACCCTTACGGCCATAAACGCATCGAAACGGCGGCCACACTGTTACTTGCCTTGCTGCTCATTTTAGCGGGAATTGGTATCGCCTGGGACGCGTTTCGGGAGTTACTCCAGGGCAGTAGTGAAAAACCGGGCTGGCTGGCCTTTCCAATCGCCTTGTTATCTCTGGTTGCCAACGAAATCTTGTTTTACTACACCCGCCATGTGGGACAAACCATACAATCCGCCCTGATTCTGGCTAACGCCTGGCATCACCGCTCCGACGCGGCATCCTCCGCCGTGGTGGCCATAGGCTTGCTGGGCAGTCTGTTTGGCTATGTGTATCTTGATGCCGTTGCCGCGGTTATTGTCGGTATTCTTATTGTCAAAATGGGTGTTGATTACGGCTGGAACAGCGTCAAGGAACTGGTTGATACCGCCGTTGAGCCGGCCATGCTTGAGAAAATTGAATCCATTATCCGTGACATTGACGGCGTCAAAAAAATTCATCAATTGCGCAGCCGCCTGATGGGCGGGGATATTCTGATTGACGTGCATGTGCTGGTAGATCCGTTCATCTCCGTCTCGGAAGGTCATTACATTGCCCAGCATGTCCATCATTCTCTGGTAAAAAAACTGGATCGGGTCAAAGACGTCACCGTTCACATCGATCCGGAAGACGATGAAATCACCTGCCCTTCCATGCACTTACCCAATCGTAATCAACTCAACAGCCAGTTTGTGCAGGCATGGAAACACGCTTTTCCGGGCATTATGTCCTGGACCGTGCATTATCTGGACGGACGCATGATTATTGATATTGTTTATGAAGGTGAGCCAAACGACAAAAAACAATGGCGGGAAATGATAGAAAAAACGCTTGTTTTACATCCCTATATTCAGGAAGTTCGTATTCTTTCCCACTATGGCCAGATTACCACGGAACAGGGTTCCTGA